A region from the Cyprinus carpio isolate SPL01 chromosome A8, ASM1834038v1, whole genome shotgun sequence genome encodes:
- the LOC122145910 gene encoding cyclin-dependent kinase 4 inhibitor C-like produces MWVDLGAYPTDIFRGPQDRTIYYSSVVLFTYKPADFFFQTQAPEIFYLLCQDTMAEDTAIDRLSTAAAIGDLREIEQTLQLNVNVNEKNKYGRTPLQVMKLGCPCVAEALLRAGADPNARDPILRLTVSHDAARDGYLDTLRVLAQNGADVNLPDNDGNLPLHLAAREGHLDVVQYLVSDCSTPPFLPNAKGYTPRDLAFMHKKHRTMEWLENIAPSQSS; encoded by the exons ATGTGGGTGGACCTTGGCGCATATCCAACGGATATTTTTAGGGGGCCGCAGGATCGGACTATTTACTACAGCTCTGTAGTACTTTTTACATATAAAccagcagactttttttttcaaacgcaAGCACCAGAGATATTCTACCTCCTTTGTCAGGATACAATGGCCGAGGACACAGCTATAGATAGGCTGAGCACTGCAGCTGCGATTGGAGATCTGAGAGAAATTGAACAGACACTGCAACTCAACGTGAACGTTAATGAGAAGAACAAGTACGGGAGGACACCATTGCAG GTGATGAAGCTTGGCTGCCCGTGCGTAGCGGAGGCGCTGCTTCGAGCAGGCGCCGACCCAAATGCTCGCGATCCTATACTACGACTGACTGTCAGTCACGACGCCGCGCGAGACGGGTATCTGGACACTCTACGGGTGCTCGCGCAGAATGGTGCTGATGTCAATCTCCCTGACAACGACGGCAACCTGCCTCTGCATCTGGCGGCGCGGGAGGGACACCTGGATGTCGTACAGTATCTCGTGTCTGACTGCAGCACGCCGCCTTTTCTGCCTAACGCGAAAGGTTACACGCCTCGTGACCTGGCTTTCATGCACAAAAAACACAGAACTATGGAGTGGTTAGAGAACATTGCGCCTTCACAATCCAGCTAG